One window of Vicinamibacterales bacterium genomic DNA carries:
- a CDS encoding DUF1592 domain-containing protein codes for MLNKTFASAVLVTAVIGLSAQGRSAAAQGAPAAAARPASTAGPASAGPVKPTTSHAPAATAMLSAEQTALVKQYCAGCHSERGKAGGLSLATFDATKLDEHGETTEKMIRKLRAGMMPPSGARRPEPAVITGLAAAFEARMDKAAALHPNPGSRPFQRLNRAEYANAVKDLLHVDVDVTTYLPPDTISHGFDNVADAQIFSPTLMDGYLRAASQISRLAVGDRNATATSTTYKIARAASQMRRVDGAPMGTRGGTSVVHTFPADGHYIFKTSLHYEPLGGLAGRNSMTAYGLTEQVEISVNGERVALFDLNTRMSETDPKNGLELQTPPVHVKAGPQRITAAFIQRLDGPVDDLLMPLENTLADVSITFGITMLPHLRDFVVQGPLDVTGVSDTPSRLKIFSCRPTNAAEEESCAAGIVNKLATQAFRGAPSAADLQDAMKFYEQGRKKGGFEPGIRMAVQSILMSPRFLFRLEEQPAGIRTANYRIGDEDLASRLSFFLWGTVPDADLIRAASLGSLKTAAGLDKQVRRMLADKRSEALATRFGSQWLRLQDLDKISPDYLLYPQYDDTLAKAMKRETELFFDSIVREDRKVTELLTADYSFVNERLAKHYGVANVTGSAFQRVTMPPYRRGLLGQGSILTLTSVADRTSPVQRGKWVMEVLLASPPPPPPPNVPALDDSVKANEGGKMLSTRERMEEHRKNPSCTSCHKVIDPLGLALENFDVTGAWRIKDNEVPVDVVGDLYDGTKMDGPGGLREALLKHSDVFLTGFTESLMTYALGRRIEYTDMPTIRGIVRDAGKSNNRMSAFVTGVVNSPAFKMGVADTGKERRAADVAR; via the coding sequence ATGCTGAACAAGACTTTCGCAAGCGCCGTGCTGGTCACGGCTGTCATCGGTCTCTCGGCGCAGGGGAGATCCGCCGCCGCCCAGGGTGCCCCGGCGGCTGCGGCGAGACCAGCCTCGACGGCCGGACCAGCCTCGGCGGGGCCAGTCAAGCCGACCACGTCGCATGCCCCGGCCGCCACTGCCATGCTGTCGGCGGAGCAGACGGCGCTGGTGAAGCAGTACTGCGCCGGGTGCCACAGCGAGCGCGGCAAGGCCGGCGGCCTGTCACTGGCCACGTTCGATGCCACCAAGCTCGATGAGCACGGTGAGACCACCGAGAAGATGATCCGCAAGCTCCGCGCCGGCATGATGCCGCCGTCGGGCGCCCGCCGTCCGGAACCGGCGGTGATCACGGGTTTGGCGGCGGCGTTTGAAGCGCGCATGGACAAGGCGGCGGCGCTCCACCCGAATCCGGGCTCGCGTCCCTTCCAGCGCCTGAACCGCGCCGAGTACGCCAACGCGGTGAAGGACCTGCTGCACGTGGACGTGGACGTCACCACCTACCTGCCGCCCGACACCATCAGCCACGGCTTCGACAACGTTGCCGACGCGCAGATCTTCTCGCCGACCCTGATGGACGGCTACCTGCGCGCGGCCAGCCAGATCAGCCGTCTCGCGGTGGGCGATCGCAACGCCACGGCGACCTCGACCACTTACAAGATCGCCCGCGCCGCGTCGCAGATGCGCCGCGTCGACGGCGCGCCCATGGGCACGCGCGGCGGCACCTCGGTGGTGCACACCTTCCCGGCCGACGGCCACTACATCTTCAAGACCTCGCTGCACTACGAGCCGCTCGGCGGCCTCGCCGGCCGCAACTCGATGACCGCCTATGGCCTCACCGAGCAGGTCGAGATTTCGGTCAACGGCGAGCGCGTGGCGTTGTTCGACCTCAACACGCGCATGAGCGAGACCGACCCGAAGAACGGCCTCGAGTTGCAGACTCCGCCGGTGCACGTCAAGGCCGGCCCGCAGCGGATCACCGCTGCGTTCATCCAGCGCCTCGACGGCCCGGTCGACGACCTGTTGATGCCGCTCGAGAACACGCTGGCCGACGTCAGCATCACCTTCGGCATCACCATGCTGCCGCACCTGCGGGACTTCGTGGTGCAGGGGCCGCTGGACGTGACCGGCGTCTCGGACACGCCGAGCCGCCTGAAGATCTTCTCCTGCCGGCCGACCAACGCCGCCGAAGAGGAGTCGTGCGCCGCCGGCATTGTCAACAAGCTCGCGACGCAGGCCTTCCGCGGCGCGCCGTCGGCGGCTGACCTGCAGGACGCGATGAAGTTCTACGAGCAGGGGCGCAAGAAGGGCGGCTTCGAGCCCGGCATCCGCATGGCGGTGCAGTCCATCCTGATGAGCCCGCGTTTCCTGTTCCGACTGGAAGAGCAACCGGCCGGCATTCGCACGGCGAACTACCGCATCGGCGATGAAGACCTGGCGTCGCGCCTGTCGTTCTTCCTGTGGGGCACGGTGCCCGACGCCGACCTGATCCGCGCCGCCTCCCTCGGCTCGCTCAAGACCGCGGCCGGCCTCGACAAGCAGGTCCGCCGGATGCTGGCCGACAAGCGGTCGGAGGCGCTGGCGACGCGCTTCGGATCGCAATGGCTGCGCCTGCAGGACCTCGACAAGATCTCCCCCGACTACCTGCTGTATCCGCAGTACGACGACACGCTCGCCAAGGCCATGAAGCGCGAGACCGAGCTCTTCTTCGACAGCATCGTCCGCGAGGATCGCAAGGTGACGGAGCTGCTGACGGCCGACTACTCGTTCGTCAACGAGCGGCTGGCCAAGCACTACGGCGTTGCCAACGTGACCGGCAGCGCGTTCCAGCGCGTCACCATGCCGCCGTATCGCCGTGGCCTGCTCGGCCAGGGCAGCATCCTGACCCTGACGTCGGTGGCCGACCGCACCTCGCCGGTGCAGCGCGGCAAGTGGGTGATGGAGGTGCTGCTGGCGTCGCCGCCGCCGCCGCCGCCGCCCAACGTGCCGGCCCTGGACGATTCCGTGAAGGCCAACGAAGGCGGCAAGATGCTGTCCACGCGCGAGCGCATGGAGGAGCACCGCAAGAACCCGTCGTGCACGTCGTGCCACAAGGTGATTGACCCGCTGGGCCTGGCGCTCGAGAACTTCGATGTCACCGGCGCCTGGCGCATCAAGGACAACGAAGTGCCGGTGGACGTGGTCGGCGACCTCTACGACGGCACCAAGATGGACGGCCCGGGCGGCCTGCGCGAGGCGCTGCTGAAGCACTCGGACGTGTTCCTGACCGGCTTCACCGAGAGCCTGATGACCTATGCGCTCGGCCGCCGGATTGAATACACCGACATGCCGACCATCCGCGGCATCGTCCGCGACGCGGGGAAGAGCAACAACCGGATGTCCGCGTTTGTGACGGGAGTGGTCAACAGCCCGGCGTTCAAGATGGGCGTGGCCGATACGGGTAAGGAACGCCGCGCGGCCGACGTCGCGCGCTAG
- a CDS encoding ankyrin repeat domain-containing protein, with protein MLRQRLFGSLGLALCLTVAISGQAPAPVADAARLRGATSQGAASARLAVATPYGSVAEAASKGDRDGVRALLKKGLDVNEAQGDGTTALHWAAMKGDAELAQMLIYAGANVRATTRLGAYTPLYLAAKGGHSGVVAALLAAGADAKATTSNGTTPLMIAAAAGDTKTITSLIENGADINARDGAKGETPLIFAAGFNRTEAVRLLLARGADHKATTKVVDLFALTAPEEEAMARGAGGNAARPQTNRPADIAGATRGYRYNELISSQGGLSALLFAARQGYTDTVKALVEGGADINQLNAGDKTSPLLIAIINGHFDLATYLVEKGANPNAVAFNGVTPLYGVLNIQWAPKSLYPSPKAYQQQKTTYLELMKTLLDKGADVNVRLQRKVWYQAFNSDFAGVDESGATPFWRAAYANDVAAMKLLVSYGADPNIPTMKPAGRPFTGEGIRQVQDLSGVPPIPYGGPAVFPLHAASGVGYGEGFAANSHRYAPTGFLPAIKYLVEELGADVNAADHEGNTPVHLAASRGDNDSILFLVSKGADVKRVNREGNTTVDIANGPVQRTQPYPETIKLLESLGAKNNHKCITC; from the coding sequence ATGTTGCGACAGAGACTGTTCGGAAGCCTCGGCCTCGCGCTCTGCCTGACGGTGGCGATTAGCGGGCAGGCGCCCGCGCCGGTGGCTGATGCGGCCCGCCTTCGCGGCGCAACTTCGCAAGGCGCCGCTTCGGCGAGGCTCGCCGTAGCGACTCCGTATGGCTCAGTCGCGGAGGCGGCGAGCAAGGGCGATCGCGACGGCGTGCGGGCGCTCCTCAAGAAGGGCCTCGACGTCAACGAAGCGCAGGGCGACGGCACCACCGCCCTGCACTGGGCCGCCATGAAGGGCGACGCCGAGCTGGCGCAGATGCTGATCTACGCTGGCGCCAACGTGCGCGCCACCACGCGGCTGGGCGCGTATACGCCGCTCTACCTTGCCGCCAAGGGCGGTCACTCCGGAGTGGTCGCGGCGCTGCTCGCCGCGGGCGCCGACGCCAAGGCGACCACCAGCAACGGCACCACACCGCTGATGATTGCCGCCGCCGCGGGCGACACCAAGACCATCACGTCGCTGATCGAGAACGGCGCCGACATCAACGCCAGGGACGGCGCCAAGGGCGAAACGCCGCTGATCTTCGCCGCCGGCTTCAACCGCACCGAGGCCGTCAGGCTGCTGCTGGCGCGCGGCGCCGACCACAAGGCCACCACCAAGGTGGTGGATCTGTTCGCGCTGACGGCGCCGGAAGAAGAAGCCATGGCGCGCGGCGCCGGCGGCAACGCCGCCCGCCCGCAGACCAACCGGCCGGCTGACATCGCCGGCGCCACTCGCGGCTACCGCTACAACGAGTTGATCAGCTCGCAGGGCGGGCTGTCAGCGCTCCTGTTCGCCGCCCGCCAGGGTTACACCGACACGGTGAAGGCCCTGGTCGAAGGCGGTGCCGACATCAACCAGTTGAACGCGGGCGACAAGACCAGCCCGCTGTTGATCGCGATCATCAATGGCCATTTCGACCTGGCGACTTACCTCGTCGAGAAGGGCGCCAACCCCAACGCGGTGGCGTTCAATGGCGTGACGCCGCTCTACGGCGTGCTCAACATCCAGTGGGCGCCGAAGTCGCTGTATCCCAGTCCGAAGGCCTATCAGCAGCAGAAGACCACCTACTTGGAGCTGATGAAGACGCTCCTGGACAAGGGCGCCGACGTCAACGTCCGCCTGCAGCGGAAGGTCTGGTATCAGGCGTTCAACTCGGATTTCGCCGGCGTGGACGAGAGCGGCGCGACCCCCTTCTGGCGGGCCGCCTACGCCAACGACGTGGCGGCGATGAAGCTGCTGGTGTCCTACGGCGCCGATCCGAACATCCCGACCATGAAGCCGGCGGGCCGGCCCTTCACCGGTGAAGGCATTCGTCAGGTGCAGGACCTGTCGGGCGTGCCGCCCATTCCCTACGGCGGTCCCGCGGTGTTTCCGCTGCATGCCGCGTCGGGCGTCGGCTACGGCGAAGGCTTTGCCGCCAACTCGCACCGCTACGCGCCCACCGGCTTCCTGCCGGCGATCAAGTACCTCGTCGAAGAGCTGGGCGCCGACGTCAACGCCGCCGACCACGAGGGCAACACCCCGGTTCACCTCGCCGCGTCGCGTGGCGACAACGACTCGATTCTCTTCCTGGTCTCGAAGGGCGCCGACGTCAAGCGGGTGAACCGCGAAGGCAACACCACGGTGGACATTGCCAACGGCCCCGTGCAGCGCACGCAACCGTATCCGGAAACCATCAAGCTGCTCGAGTCACTCGGCGCCAAGAACAACCACAAGTGCATCACATGCTGA